Within the Apus apus isolate bApuApu2 chromosome 8, bApuApu2.pri.cur, whole genome shotgun sequence genome, the region TTGCTTCTCACCTACATCACAAGGGCATTATATACATTCTTGGAAATCAGGTGGAAAGCACTGATTGTTTACTGAAATGAAACTGCCCCATAATAGAAAATTAACAGACCAGTGCTTATTATAACATTCACTACATGGAATGTAACCCTTTCAATAGACAGCAAAAGTTTGCACTGAACTGAGTCACCTATAATAGATCACTAAATACAAAccttccatttttaaaacagaagagtAACTTTCTCTGCAAGTACTCAGAAAGTTGCTCAAATataaaagaacaatttttattaaaagagaaataagagcAATTTAAGGCCAAAGTACCAGCAAGGAAGACCAGTATGTAAAAGCACAcaaggtatttttaataaatttgcATGAGAATTTGCAAGGTTATGCCTCTATTTACTAGCTAACCTGTAAAGCTGTTCCCAGGAAAAGATACTAGAGAAAATAGACATTTatacaaaattataaaatgctTGTTACGTGAATTATTGCTTGACAAGGGATGCAAACATCCTTTTTCTATGACAGTACCAATTACGTCTCAACATTTCTAAGGTTTGTTAAAATGGAACTTGAATTACACAAAAAATCCAATAGAAACCTTCTACAAAAGAGAGTCCATCCCATTCCTGAGTATGCTAAAGCTATAAAACAGAAGGAGCACTGAGCAGGCAGCAGTTCTCACAGTAAGTGGTTTAAGGACATTTTCTTTCTACACACTGTTTCCCTCCTTCTTCATATTCTTGTTTAGAAATCCACATCTGTTGAAAAGTACCCtacaaaaaatccaacaaaacacacaattaaaacaaaataaaaattaaggttATATCAAACATGATTAGCTCTTCCCAGGAGGAAAACCAAACATCTTTACATTAAATAAGGCAAGAGGACTtgaccttttttccttttcctttgagtTTTATATTGCTAGTGACTAAACTGAAGACAGGAAGCTGCACTTCCAAAAGCTGATTTCAGTATCCCTTTCCCATACTGCTAAATTCATCCCCACAAACCATGTCAGTACTCAGTAACTAAAAGAATTAAGCCCAGGAAtatgatgcagaaaaaaaaactttcctaCTTTCATGGTGTACTACATACATGTCATTTCTAGACATCTTTCAAGCCTGCACCACTTGCCATTAAAAATGGAGGAATGTGGCAAGTTATTTTTTCACTGGCAACGCTCTTGTTGTCTTGTTCTTTAAATACATTCCCTTCACCTTACCACAAGGATAGACAAGATTATGACTGCTACAGTAGCACCAACTCAGCAATGCACATTTAGACAAATAGCTTCTTGGGTGACAGTGTTGCTTACCAGAGCAACACCTGAACACAGGTTTACTAACCAGAGAAGCCAAAATGGAACCACCAATCCACGAGCTGAACCTCCGCTCCACTGTTGTGTTGTTCGCGATCAACTTCAGGCGCATGCTCTGAACAGAAAAGGAGGTAAAGTGAAAGAGCCACCAGGCTAATTGTGGGCTGGTGATCTTGAGGGACAAGAGAAGGACAGCACAAAGAACTTGATGCATATACCAACATGCAGGTGAATCAACTTGAAATTATGCTCATCTCCCCTGTACTTGGAAATCAAGAAGAGCCACAGCAGGACAGAAGGTGTGGGGCTTTCATCTTGTTTCCccacagggagaagcagcaaatgTGCAAAGCTAGAAATCTGGCAGGTAAAAACAGTAATACTCACAGTATACGTTGTCATCTCTAACACTGGGCTACTTAAAACAGGCACTGCTGAACTTgattccttttgctttcaaaataccTCATagcaataaattatttgaatttcaATGAATTCCTCTTCAGCTATTAGAAGAAGCAGTAAGTAAACTACCTTTCTCAGTTTCTCAAAACATTCATGATTTCAGAGTTGCTACAAGTagaacattttttcttgaaTATGAATACTGGAGAAATACCATAAACTGTTATGTGCTCTCAAGAACACAGGTGTAAAGTGTTAATACTTTCTTTGACAttaagtgatttaaaaaaaatacaagtatgtTAAGTCACCAGATTGAATCTATGAGTAGGCGGAGTTGTCTGCAGAATCCAGGAAGGACAATTCCCATGACTAAGTGACAAAACCTCAGGCAGACTGACTGAACGTGCTTCAAGTTAGTCAGCAACGCTTCAGAAGAGAGACCACCAAAGGAAATAGTGACTGTTGCTTAGGGACAATTACAGAACTTAGAATCACAATCTGAAAGCACGAATGGAGAAGTAAAACATCCAGAAAGCAGTTACAGTATCTTGTGTATTtatgcagcagaaaagcaaaatgataAATAATTCAATGCTGTAATTTAAAGAGCTGTTTTACCGGTGGAGTTTTCTGAGACAGTTCTCTGTTCAATCTGTCTGTGAAACTCTGTATGAGAGTGTTTCCTCCTGCTACAATCACGCTGCCATAGAGGCCCTAAAAAGAGAATAACCAACCTTCACTATTAActctgaaataattctgaaaacaaCTGTTTCACAGGATAAAAGAGTAATGGCACACAATTATATGTAGTCAACAGCAACAACACATCACTTGCTGCCAACAACCTCTCCCAATCCAATTAGGTTTTTAGTAActtgaaaaatacttcaaaacagCTTAATACTAAACTATACAAGGAGGACAGAAGCTACATGATTAATGtttctaaattatttcacagaatattttctaCTATAGAGAACCCTACACCTACAGATAAACTCCTCTATCCAAACTGTTGATTTCCTTTTAGCTGGATGTTCCAACCACAAAGGAAAATCCCACAGCACTGCAACAGACTCCATAATGCTGCAGTTGGTGAACACAAATCAGGGCCTGGCCTACTCAGTCAGCCGACATAtaagttaaaaggaaaaatttttgAAACCCCCATGCAGTCTGTTATCAAACTTGAGTATTTTCAAATTAACAACTAAGAAAGTTGGAACAGTTTTAAACAAAGTTTTCCTTCAAGGCTTCTTTTCTACCTTCTGCTCTAAAGAAGTTCCACCTGATTGGTTATGCTTACAAGTATATTCTGTCATGCCAAAAAAGCTGAAGGTAACACTCAAAAGTTAAGAGCATACACTGCTCATCTGAGACCAATCCAATGCACACTGTGCAGTGTCAGCCACAAAATCCAGACATTAGCAATTTATATCTGAGTAGAAACACTGAGTAAAAGTAAAAAACTCCTGATTTAGCatcttgtaagaaaaaaatggtaaTTGTACATATTCCCCATATACAGATATGTAATACTTAAGAGAATTATTCTAATGTGTTTATCATTATCCTAGGAAATCCACATTTCTTCATCAGCAGTGTTCTAGTCCCAAAAAATTACAACAGCACAAAAATATCTATGCCTTAAAATAATACATGTCTGACTAACACGTACCGGCCTGATGTCTATATCACACATTCCAACGCTTGTTGTCACAACGTGGCTCACACCCAGCATCGTGTTACCAGATAAACCCTAGAATTACAATTAGTAATTTACACATCACCACTTGAAAAGAGCAAGGCATATGGAAGTCCCCAATGTGTTGAGTCTACAAATATTTCTAGCGAGGGAGCTAAGCATTTTTAGCATTTTCCCATTCAGCTCATCACCACCCATTTTGAATTCCATTTTGCCCTTTGTAGTCCAACCCTGAAACAACAGGTGTAAATTGTACCCCCAAGAGAACCACACAGTGTAAATCCACACATACAAATTAAGAGGATAATACAAAAGAAAGCCATGTGATCATCTAGCCTTCCAATTAATACACATCACAGTTGTTTTACCTTTACATTAGAAGGGTCAAACAATCCCTCAGGAATTTTTAGACGCTCAGCACCAAAGTCACAGTTATAGCCGTTGGGGAACTCATAATGAACCGTTGGCATCTGCGCTGCTACCCTGGAGCATCAGTCAGGAAGTCACATTAAAGTGCAACATAAACAGGATGTTAAGTTACCTAAGCAACATTATAAACCAGTATTTCAGTGGGAATATTGCAATCAATATGCTTTTGATAACATTTATTATGGTACCATGCATCTCggaataggaaataaaaaactgtTACCTGGATGAACGctccatttctgctttcagaaatacaCAGATTTTATCTAAACACTTCTGTAATAAAACCAGCCAACAGTAACAAACAGGCTAAGCACAACTCATCATTAGTTttacaagaaggaaaacagtgacGTACTGTTCATCGTAGGTTGAATCTGATACTTGGAGGACAGAAGCTTGGAAGTCCTGAATGACACACTGTGGAGTTAAGAATAACACGGTTATAAGCTTTTCAGTCTTCAATTTGATAGAATTTATAGAACTGATACTGACTTTTTAAAGATCTTTCTGGTTCTTCAAGATGAAGACCTGATATACTTCCAAACAAAATCTCTTTATGGGACACTTAAGGGAGTTTGAGAATGGGAGAAATCACCTACTTACATTACACATGTAGTTGTGCCAGGACCTAGTGACCTGGGGcaacttctcttttctcttccaaTTTGCTGGCGACCCCTCACGAACTGCCTCCTGAGATCACAGGAAATGATGATCAGTTAACCATTTAGGCCTCTTCCCAAGGAAACACTTACTAAATAAAGTTACTTTCCCACCTTTGAAGCAATCATATACGGAGGAATTATCTCTATGTTCATTTCCTGAAACAATTCCCGACACTGCATAGTAATAAAGTCTCCTGCAAGGGGCGATTTTACAATAcctaaaagaaggaaaaaaaccatcagagaaataaaagaaacaccCCACCACCAACAACCTGGAAAGCACTCAAATAACAAACTCTCCCAACAAACTATTTGTCAGTGAACATCAttaggttgggtttttttctatatataaaGGGATAGTTTAGTTGTTTTAAAATCCGCGTCAAAACAGAAAGTAAGATAACTCAACCCTGACACTGCAATGCTGTTATGCATGAAAATGCTCACCTTGCTGAAGTACATATCCATCATGCACTGGAATAGCAGTGGTGTGTGTTGCTCCACTATCCAAAATGAGACCTGTAGATCTCCCATTAGCAAAACTAGCCAAAATGATTAAggaaaatattgtaattttcACTTTAGAAGAAAATGCTGCCATACAGTTAGAGCATAACTAGGAATGAGGATCCTGATGACTAATTCCTTGGCTCTACAAATGGATGAGCCCTTTTCCAGTGTGTATCTTCTTAATATGAAGTGCACAACCTCATAGAGAAATGGCCATAACTTCTATCTGTGAACTAACTTGAGCTTTGGACACACAAAGGTGAGACTTCATGTCAATGGTGTGCAACAAGCTCTAAGTATATCCAGCCCTTTCAGACTGTGAAGCTGAAAAATCGTTATTAAAGTAATTACAAATATTCATCCTAAGGCTACGGGAACTTCTAGCTCTAATTATTGTATTTAATATTCTGTACAACACCATTTCAGGTCTGTAATATTCTTACCCATGATATAAGATGGAATGAAAATAGTCACATTGGGAGAACTTAAAAAATGAGCTTTAAAGTTCAGAAACTGAATTTCTTTACTTCCTCCTTAGATATTCATGGAAAAATGAATTTGAAAGAAGTTAGACATTCTGTTATAGTAGGAATTGCCTAAAATAAGTTCAACACAATTTcccaggggaggaaaaaaaaccaaaacattgaAGCTTTCCAAAGGATACGCTGTTAGAACCGCGGTTTTACACAAGAAAAAAGCAGGGATGTTGTAGTGTTCAAACATCAATTCAGTCAGTTTTTCACGCTTTGCTCTAGTATTCcactagaaaaaataaaccaaaccacaaGTAAGTGACCAAAAGAAAGATCTGTTTATCTAGAGGATCATTAGAGAACACTAGAAGAATGCTTACATAATAAAAGAGTAACTAGTTATTACAACCACGGTTTCAAAACAGATTGAAATTGTATCAAGACAGATTTCTAGTAATTTGTGTCTTTAGAACCTCTTGTTTTCTGATGCTACAACAATACAGTGATGCTTATCTGTCACACAGAATTATACACTTTTACTGGTACAATAGCCATGTCTTTATACATCTACAGCTCTTTGAGTATCAGTCTCTCAAAGAACTCTCTAAAACAATTAAGGTGCCCATTTTACAAGGGGCATGAAATACACATGAAATAAATTGTCCAGTTGAAAGCAAACTAAATCCAGAACTTCCTGTTTCTAAGGTATCTTCCTGCAGCTCTACTGTACTTGTGATTAAGCCAGGACATACTTATCAAATATTGTACACGTAACTGAAAACATCAAGCTTTTTTCCAAGCCAACACATTAAACTAATATTAGTTCTGTAAAGGAGAAGGTTGGTGGGAACCTCTATTTCCACTAACACCCACTGAGCTGTCAAACATGAAATAATCATTGCAAATCCATCCATGCTCCACAAGCTACAACTCAACACAAGGGaataaggaaaaacagaatCCTTTTCATAAGGctttattaaagaaagaaatggcCTCTCTACCTTTTATATTCTGACTTTAAGATCTGCCCTTCAATGCTGAGCATTATTAAATGACAGAAGCCTTGTCCACATTTTTTATTCCCCAGGGATTTGTATTCAGCCACCTGACTTACCTCACAAGGCAATTtacagaaaagaagacagaaaaagtaaaaggtCTGCATTATGCAACgtgacagaaaataatatttgtaagTTTTAAGGCTGAAGGAAGCAAGAGTTTTTCAATGGCATTTTATTATGGACTAAGTGACACTTAATATGACATCCAAccacttttttgcttttattctagGCAGTAAAGTgagatttgttttatttttgttttgacttaTTTTCAGTAACTAAAAGATAGCACATTGTACATACTTTCTAATTTAACTCATGAAACCTATTTcaagtttttaatatatttttacacatttttcttaaacagaTTACTTTCTAGAACCTgacaaagtatttaaaaattgttatttctGTAGTTAAAGTTTTAACACTCATAACCTATAAGCCATGGTCAAACTTGTGCAAAACTGATGTTTTTAGAGTTAGCAAGAAGATCCAGTTAAgccttttcaaaacacaaagctgCTTTTACTCACAGGTGCTTCAGACATAAGGACAGGATGCAAACTTGCTTCAGATTTAATATGCATCTTATAAGTGTGATCCAAAATTGCCTGGAAACTATCCCAGTCTTCAACTGTAACAACATTGAAGTGAGCAGATTAGTTCCTTCTAAGTTTTGTTCCATTTCATAAACACATAAAGGTTctccactgcttttttttttggagtaGAGCTCTTTAGTCAAAAGCTCTCCTCAGCAGACATACACCTCCTTTATTAGCTTTGCAGAATCCTCTTCCTCTGTAAACAGCATGATCAGAACATTTCAAGACTCATGCCAGAAGTCCACCAACATTGTTCTTCTGGTTTCTGTTGCCATACATATCATCTGTTTACATGAAAGCTATGACTTTTTGCAGCCCagcaaagctatttttaaaacaggtaGAAAAAGACAGAGCACCATACTCATTCCATTTTTTAAAGGTGAAATGGCCTCCATATTTTCCCTTGGAACTCTCAGGGCATTGGTGTCTATGTAGTAAGTTGGGCCCCCTTGTTTGCCTTTGTCACCATCTATCTCCATCAGAGTGCTGCCATTGTCCCTTTCTAGCACCACACCAATGGCCGTTGGAAAATCAACCTGTAAGGCAAAAGGTAAGCAGCATATGAGAATTATTCTTAATGTTTCCtgtgggttgttgggtttttttttcctcataaattcAGAGCTCTCCTTCTACAATACAGTCAGAACAAAACTCAGCGTATTCTGAAAACTTGCAACTAACAAGCAAGACCTAAGGCATAGATTGATGTTGTTTCTCCTCTGAGTGACACAGATCCTCACCTTTGGACAGTCCTCGCCAGCATAGCCTGCTCTCACCGTGTACGAGCCAATGTCAAAAACAAGAGCCCCAACTTCATCTGAAAAGATTGTTAATGAAGAGGCAGTGAGTGGTTATTGCACTCTGTTACAATCCTGACCTACCCCTGCCCCGTCTGTTTCCTTcgcagaagaagaaaagcaagccaaGGCATCTTTTCCCAGGCAAGGAGAAACTCCTCTATTCAGAACTCAAATTACTGGAGAGTTTTTAGAAAACTGCAGATCAGCTTTAACTTGGACACTGCAACACCCTTCCTTTGGCATAAGCAAAGGGGGAATTTTAACAGAAGAGGGAGAGCATAGCGGCATCTGAACAGGTAAGACAAAGCTTTCAAGCAGTGCTGGTTTAACAGTCACTTAAAGCCAGGTGAGCCCAGACTTCCGGGGGGGCGATCAGAATTAGAAGGGTGAGCCTGAAAGCAACAGCCCTGTCAACGAAGGCTGCCACCCCGCGAGGTGCCCGCGTGCCCCAGGCCCCCGGTCCCTGCAGGAGTGCTCTGCGCACCCCGAGGAGCACCGACCGACCGAAGCCTAACGCAAAGCACCGGGACTTCAGCCCTCAGGGGAGGGTGTCCAGCAGTGCTCTAGGAGGGAACTACACCCCGGTTTCCAAAGCACGGGGTCTCTCGGGCCGCCCGAGCAGCGCTAACTCAGCCCAAAACTCGGCCGGTCTCCGCGAGACGCCGCCAGGAGGGACATCAACTAGGCCCGGGGCCGCCTGCCCTTCCTCACGCCCGCTCCCGGGAcacggaggggctggggaggctcCCGCTCGGCCGCGGGGCTGAGGGAGCGGCGCGCGGGGCCCGCGGGAGCGGCGGGAaagggccggggcggggggggggggggcggttcGCACGCGCCGCCTGACGGGACGGCGGCGCCACCAACGCtcgcggggcggggaggggaggccGGGGAGGGGAGGCGGCGCCGGACTCACCTCCCCCGTACACGCCGCCGCTCATGGCTGCCGCTGGGCCcgcgctgcccggccccgccgcccgccggcTCCTCTGCTCGGCGATCCGGCAACAATAGCGCCCGGGCCCGTCCGGGCTCAGCCCGCCCCGCAGGCCGCTCCTTCCCGCCAATAGccgcggccctgcccgccccccgcGCGGCGCGGCCCAACGGCCGCTCCAGCTCAAGGGCCAATCAGGGGCGGCCGGAGGGGCGGGGCCATGGGGCGGGCAGCCAATCCTGGCGCAGGACgtgccgggcgggcgggcgcgcgTGGGCGCGGTGCGCGCGGGCGGCGGGAGGTGcgaggggcgggcggggggcgggggcggcagGTGcgggggggggcccgggggaAGGTGTCGGGGTCCGGCGGAACGCGGAAAGGCAGCTCTGGAAGCCTGAGGGCTCGCCAGGTGTCCTGCCAGGTGAGCAGGGGGTACCGAGCAGCGGCGCGGGGGGAAGGTCCCTGAGAAAAGGGCCCGGCTGTGGAAAGGAGCGGCAGTTCCTGCGGCTGGGCCCCCCCGAGTCCTGCCCTCGCTACTGCCCCTGCTGCGCTGCGCTTTTCCGCTGAGAATACAGCGTGTCTCAAGTCTGTTTTCATATCCCGACCGTGTGTTGTTCCCTTCCTTTGCACCTCAGACCTCCGTCCCAGAGTCAGCCTTGTCTGAGTAGTCGGGCAGTTCCCATTTGCCCGCTTCGCTGCCTGTTTAGTAGTTGATCTTTTAATTAGGATTTCAGGTGGCTTTGTTTGGCATCAGAGTTCTCAGTTAAAGTTTGTGTTCAGCCGGAACAATCTGGGAAGAGGGAAGCTATCAAGTTGTAGGAACTGAAGGAGCCAGGAGAAAGAGACCTCAGGCATAATTAGCGGTTGGCGTGAGAGAAGACAGAATTCTAACTGGAGAACTGGCTTAAAGTGCAGAGCATTCCTGGTGTGCACCTTTTTGAATTCCTAGATGAcgtggtttttgttttgttttttttttttttagaggggTGGGAGCTGGTTTAATGGGGAGGTTTTGTGTATGGCCTGCTATAATAATGGGTGTTCTCAAGTTCACAGAAGATTTATAGCTTATTTCTGTCATACTGTAGTGAAGATGCCTGAGTATTTTTATGTAGTCAGTGTAATAGAATGACATTTATTACCTTTGCATTTACCTACAAAATGTTACATAGCATAATGAGTGATCTTAATAGCAACTAATTATTGGACTGCAAGTAATAAAGAAgcatttactgtattttcacCATAAGACAAAAATTAGTGCTATGAGTCTTGCGTTGTCTTATTTTGACAGGGAGAAGCTACAAAGCTTCTCTCTAAGTTGTGACTTAAGTTTCAAGTGTATCTCCTTATTTACACTTAatttaatcagtgaagaaagaagagagataaaATGTACACTTTACATACCCAGTAGTTTTATTCGGGAGGTTTGTAAAGCTGTTGAGAATAGAACAGATTATTACAAATTTCAGCAAATTTTATGCTAGTAAGGGAGAAAAGCAGGTGTGTGTTTAGACTACAGCTCCCAAGATGCTGCAGCTAACATCAGGCTGGGGACTAGCAGACTCCTTTAAGCCTCATCCCAAATAAAGACATAGGAAAAATAGTATAAAGCTGGTTGAGGGGGTTTTTAAGTGCAATTATGAGAACAGCAGAAAGTGGTTGGACTTACTAACTCTCAAGGGAATTTGTCAGAGttggatatttttgtttctttaatgaGGAAACTTCATAATTATATCATGCAATGAAGAAATGCAAGTTTTTACATAAGTTACAATGCAACTGCAAAGTACAGATACTAGCATTAGGAAGATAGATATAAATACTCCTGGTTCACTAACTACACCTCATAAAGCCATTGCACCTGGATCTTTTATTTCGAAAACTTTTAAAGTTAAGGT harbors:
- the ACTL6A gene encoding actin-like protein 6A; the protein is MSGGVYGGDEVGALVFDIGSYTVRAGYAGEDCPKVDFPTAIGVVLERDNGSTLMEIDGDKGKQGGPTYYIDTNALRVPRENMEAISPLKNGMIEDWDSFQAILDHTYKMHIKSEASLHPVLMSEAPWNTRAKREKLTELMFEHYNIPAFFLCKTAVLTAFANGRSTGLILDSGATHTTAIPVHDGYVLQQGIVKSPLAGDFITMQCRELFQEMNIEIIPPYMIASKEAVREGSPANWKRKEKLPQVTRSWHNYMCNCVIQDFQASVLQVSDSTYDEQVAAQMPTVHYEFPNGYNCDFGAERLKIPEGLFDPSNVKGLSGNTMLGVSHVVTTSVGMCDIDIRPGLYGSVIVAGGNTLIQSFTDRLNRELSQKTPPSMRLKLIANNTTVERRFSSWIGGSILASLGTFQQMWISKQEYEEGGKQCVERKCP